Proteins from a genomic interval of Longimicrobiales bacterium:
- a CDS encoding inositol monophosphatase family protein, which produces MAESLLAVAREAAEAAAAVHRRHAGRVSVDAWSEKGVADFVTHVDREAEDAVIRVIRSHYPGHAILAEEGASEDDAAAARHAEHLWIVDPLDGTTNFLHGYPMYAVSIAFAERNRLLAGMVHGTATQDRWYATAGGGAFHNDRRIWVSEIASLSRALIGTGFPFKVLERMDEYTTQFRQVLAHTAGVRRAGSAALDLCHLATGWFDGFWELSLAPWDFAAGALIAREAGAVVTSLDGELDLTARGAVVGGNPVIHRELLALLHSAPEPVHG; this is translated from the coding sequence ATGGCGGAATCGCTGCTCGCGGTAGCGCGCGAGGCGGCCGAGGCGGCGGCGGCGGTGCATCGCCGGCATGCCGGCAGGGTGAGCGTCGATGCCTGGTCGGAAAAGGGCGTTGCGGACTTTGTCACACACGTGGATCGCGAGGCCGAGGACGCCGTGATACGCGTCATCCGGTCGCACTACCCGGGTCACGCGATTCTCGCGGAAGAAGGCGCCAGCGAAGACGACGCGGCAGCGGCCCGGCACGCCGAGCACCTGTGGATCGTCGATCCGCTGGACGGCACGACGAACTTCCTGCACGGCTACCCGATGTACGCCGTGTCGATCGCGTTTGCGGAGCGCAACCGCCTGCTCGCAGGCATGGTGCATGGAACCGCGACGCAGGACCGGTGGTACGCGACCGCGGGCGGCGGCGCCTTTCACAACGACCGCCGCATCTGGGTCTCGGAGATCGCATCCCTCTCGCGTGCGCTGATCGGGACGGGCTTCCCATTCAAGGTGCTGGAACGGATGGACGAGTATACGACGCAGTTCCGCCAGGTGCTCGCGCACACGGCCGGTGTTCGCCGCGCAGGCTCCGCGGCGCTCGATCTCTGCCACCTCGCGACCGGCTGGTTCGACGGCTTCTGGGAGCTTTCGCTCGCGCCCTGGGACTTTGCGGCTGGCGCGCTCATCGCCCGGGAAGCCGGCGCGGTCGTGACGAGCCTGGACGGCGAGCTCGACCTCACCGCCCGCGGCGCCGTGGTCGGTGGCAATCCGGTGATCCACCGCGAGCTGCTCGCGCTGCTGCACTCCGCGCCGGAGCCGGTCCATGGCTGA
- a CDS encoding PBP1A family penicillin-binding protein — MAERTGSRTARMRSWMSAHPRLLTSLAITALALTSLGAGVAFGAWNYVCRDCPSIAEIYAWEPKQSTKIFDRDGELIDELFQERRTPVDIEDLPEHVPQAFIAVEDKRFYQHGALDLRGIARAAITGRGGGSTITQQLARNMFEEQIGFERAYTRKLKEARVSMELEEVYSKDQILEAYMNQVNYDHGWRGIETASQNYFGKPATQINPAEAALLAAIVNRPAYYNPLRNPERAQSRRNLVLSLMANQGYLSEADAEKWKQEPLPTERKGTVVGVNAPYFVEWVRDVLDDRFGPRLYSGGLRVHTTLDLDIQRVARETMEAGWARLEAAGARGPKFEAVMAEGGTEGSETQYIQGAFIALEPQTGAIRALIGGRDFGDSRFNRATQAVRQPGSTFKPFVYLAALESGIPASHVMYDAPLMIDMPDGSTYSPSNYDPDFRGPLTLRDALKYSVNTIAVQLGQEIGVETVAQAARRMGIRTEIPPYPSTAIGAAGVVPLQLAEAYATIANGGIRVPSWAIERVTDADGRVLWEPRRPSPELVVDSLATAILRDMLRTVVDNGTGYNARNPQLGNLPYEVPAGGKTGTTNENADIWFAGFTPDLVAVNWFGFDRRKRILANATGGGYGAPVWGQFMRAMYYGDTRQFEIPGAWPMPSAITTRRVDSRTGKLANEWCEANAYVEYYIPGTEPTEACEPAGLFGAPIRGFPPLPSQDTMSGDTAAASVPSGWPPPPLE; from the coding sequence ATGGCTGAGCGTACCGGCAGCCGGACCGCGCGGATGCGCAGCTGGATGAGCGCGCACCCGCGCCTGCTGACCAGCCTGGCGATCACCGCGCTCGCGCTCACCTCCCTCGGTGCGGGCGTCGCGTTCGGCGCCTGGAACTACGTCTGCCGCGACTGCCCCTCCATCGCGGAGATCTATGCCTGGGAGCCGAAACAGTCGACCAAGATCTTCGATCGCGATGGCGAGCTGATCGACGAGCTGTTCCAGGAGCGACGCACACCCGTCGACATCGAGGATCTCCCGGAGCACGTGCCGCAGGCGTTCATTGCCGTCGAGGACAAGCGGTTCTACCAGCACGGCGCGCTCGACCTGCGCGGCATTGCCCGCGCGGCCATCACGGGCCGCGGCGGCGGCAGCACGATCACGCAGCAGCTCGCGCGCAACATGTTCGAGGAGCAGATCGGCTTCGAGCGTGCCTACACGCGCAAGCTGAAGGAAGCCCGCGTCTCGATGGAGCTCGAGGAGGTCTACAGCAAGGACCAGATCCTCGAAGCCTACATGAACCAGGTCAACTACGACCACGGCTGGCGCGGCATCGAAACGGCATCGCAGAACTACTTCGGCAAGCCCGCCACGCAGATCAATCCGGCCGAGGCCGCACTGCTCGCCGCGATCGTGAACCGGCCCGCATACTACAACCCGCTGCGCAACCCGGAGCGCGCGCAGAGCCGGCGCAACCTCGTGCTCTCGCTGATGGCGAACCAGGGCTACCTGAGCGAGGCGGACGCGGAGAAGTGGAAGCAGGAGCCGCTGCCCACGGAGCGGAAGGGCACGGTCGTCGGTGTGAACGCGCCGTACTTCGTCGAATGGGTGCGCGACGTCCTCGACGACCGGTTCGGCCCCCGGCTGTACTCCGGCGGGCTGCGCGTGCACACAACGCTCGATCTCGATATCCAGCGTGTCGCCCGCGAAACCATGGAGGCCGGCTGGGCACGCCTCGAGGCCGCGGGCGCACGCGGGCCGAAGTTCGAGGCCGTCATGGCCGAGGGCGGCACGGAGGGCTCCGAAACGCAGTACATCCAGGGGGCGTTCATCGCCCTCGAGCCGCAGACCGGCGCGATCCGCGCACTGATCGGCGGTCGTGACTTCGGCGACTCGCGCTTCAATCGCGCGACGCAGGCAGTCCGGCAGCCGGGCTCGACGTTCAAGCCATTCGTCTACCTCGCCGCGCTCGAGAGCGGGATCCCCGCGTCGCACGTGATGTACGATGCCCCGCTCATGATCGACATGCCCGACGGGTCGACGTACTCCCCCTCGAACTACGACCCCGACTTCCGCGGCCCGCTCACGCTGCGTGATGCGCTCAAGTACTCAGTGAATACGATCGCGGTGCAGCTCGGCCAGGAGATCGGCGTCGAGACCGTGGCGCAGGCCGCGCGACGAATGGGAATCCGCACGGAGATCCCGCCCTACCCCTCCACGGCGATCGGCGCAGCCGGCGTCGTGCCGCTGCAGCTTGCCGAAGCGTACGCGACCATCGCCAACGGCGGGATCCGCGTGCCGAGCTGGGCGATCGAACGCGTGACGGACGCGGACGGCCGCGTTCTCTGGGAGCCGCGTCGTCCTTCACCAGAACTGGTTGTGGATTCGCTGGCCACCGCGATCCTGCGCGACATGCTGCGCACGGTCGTCGACAACGGGACCGGCTACAACGCACGCAACCCGCAGCTCGGCAACCTGCCCTACGAGGTGCCTGCCGGGGGCAAGACCGGCACGACCAACGAGAACGCCGACATCTGGTTCGCGGGGTTCACGCCCGACCTGGTCGCCGTAAACTGGTTCGGCTTCGATCGTCGCAAGCGCATCCTCGCGAACGCGACCGGCGGCGGCTACGGCGCGCCGGTCTGGGGACAGTTCATGCGCGCGATGTACTACGGCGACACCAGGCAGTTCGAGATCCCGGGCGCCTGGCCGATGCCCTCGGCGATCACGACCCGCCGCGTCGACAGCCGGACCGGCAAGCTCGCCAACGAGTGGTGCGAAGCCAACGCGTACGTGGAGTACTACATCCCCGGCACTGAACCGACGGAAGCCTGCGAGCCCGCGGGGCTCTTCGGTGCACCGATCCGCGGGTTCCCGCCGCTGCCGTCGCAGGACACGATGAGCGGCGATACGGCTGCGGCATCGGTGCCCTCGGGTTGGCCGCCACCGCCGCTGGAGTGA
- a CDS encoding DUF3343 domain-containing protein has product MKLLVFDTTHHALWAEEIARDKGLGVDVVPAPADADAKCDLALAFLEEDELELIASLDAAGVPFRLHVR; this is encoded by the coding sequence ATGAAGCTGCTCGTCTTCGACACCACCCACCATGCGCTCTGGGCGGAGGAAATCGCGCGCGACAAGGGCCTGGGCGTCGACGTCGTGCCAGCACCGGCCGACGCGGACGCCAAGTGCGACCTGGCGCTGGCATTCCTCGAAGAAGACGAGCTGGAGCTCATCGCGTCGCTCGACGCTGCCGGTGTGCCGTTCCGGCTGCATGTCCGCTGA
- a CDS encoding thymidine phosphorylase, translated as MSPIPPHSVTPYEVIRRKRDGGELDSAELRAFLEGYARGSVEEYQMAAFLMAVFFVGMSDAELATLVDVMLRSGVVVDLSGVSGTRVDKHSTGGVGDKVSLVLAPLVASLGVPVPMMSGRGLGHTGGTVDKLETIPGFRLELGLDEYRAQMERLGCALIAASPEIAPLDRRLYALRDVTGTIESIPLIASSIMSKKLAEGIDALVLDIKVGSGAFMSDQVRARQLAQTMIAIGRAHDTIVVARLTAMDRPLGHAIGNALEVEEAVAALRGGGPPDLRDVTVALAAEMLVLGGRATGLEDGAAQAGAALDDGRALDRMRMVIEAQGGNPAVLDDPAILPQADVQHVLEAARAGRILSMDTRAIGAAAVALGAGRATLGARIDPSAGFHLTVKPGDCVQRGQPIATIHARTSELAEQAAARLQAAIEIGQGEAAPLPLVGERITG; from the coding sequence ATGAGCCCCATCCCCCCGCACAGCGTGACACCGTACGAGGTGATCCGCCGCAAGCGCGATGGCGGTGAGCTCGACAGTGCCGAGCTGCGCGCGTTCCTCGAGGGATACGCCCGGGGCAGCGTCGAGGAGTACCAGATGGCCGCCTTCCTGATGGCGGTCTTTTTCGTCGGCATGTCCGACGCGGAGCTGGCGACACTGGTCGACGTAATGCTGCGCTCCGGCGTGGTCGTCGATCTTTCCGGCGTATCCGGCACCAGGGTCGACAAGCACTCGACGGGTGGTGTCGGCGACAAGGTCTCGCTCGTGCTTGCGCCGCTCGTGGCGTCGCTGGGTGTGCCGGTCCCGATGATGAGCGGCCGCGGTCTCGGACATACCGGTGGGACGGTCGACAAGCTCGAGACGATCCCCGGGTTCCGGCTCGAACTGGGGCTCGACGAGTATCGCGCGCAGATGGAGCGGCTGGGGTGCGCGCTGATCGCCGCATCACCGGAGATCGCACCGCTGGACAGGCGCCTCTACGCGCTGCGCGACGTGACCGGCACGATCGAGTCGATCCCGCTCATTGCGTCCAGCATCATGAGCAAGAAGCTGGCAGAGGGAATCGACGCGCTCGTACTCGACATCAAGGTCGGCAGCGGCGCGTTCATGAGCGACCAGGTGCGCGCACGCCAGCTCGCGCAGACGATGATCGCGATCGGGCGCGCGCACGACACGATCGTCGTCGCGCGGCTCACTGCCATGGACCGGCCGCTCGGCCACGCGATCGGAAATGCGCTGGAAGTCGAGGAAGCCGTCGCCGCACTGCGCGGCGGCGGCCCGCCCGATCTCCGTGACGTGACGGTCGCGCTCGCCGCCGAAATGCTCGTGCTGGGCGGTCGCGCAACAGGCCTGGAGGATGGCGCCGCGCAGGCGGGCGCCGCGCTCGATGATGGGCGGGCCCTGGACAGGATGCGCATGGTCATCGAGGCACAGGGTGGCAATCCCGCCGTTCTCGACGACCCCGCGATCCTGCCGCAGGCAGACGTGCAGCACGTGCTGGAAGCGGCGCGCGCGGGGCGCATCCTCTCGATGGACACGCGCGCGATCGGCGCCGCCGCCGTCGCGCTGGGCGCCGGCCGCGCAACGCTGGGCGCCCGCATCGACCCCTCCGCAGGGTTCCACCTGACCGTCAAGCCCGGTGACTGCGTCCAGCGCGGCCAGCCGATCGCGACCATTCACGCCCGTACCAGCGAGCTGGCAGAGCAGGCGGCCGCGCGGCTGCAGGCGGCCATCGAAATCGGTCAAGGCGAGGCGGCACCGCTTCCCCTTGTTGGCGAGCGGATCACCGGATGA
- a CDS encoding trehalose-6-phosphate synthase: MEGEGRRTLGAADLGPALRRAFPDQRFVVVSNREPYEHVFEDGAHEIGVRRPAGGLVAALDPLLQASGGTWIAWGSGEADPEVVDEQGRVRVPPEDPSYTLRRLWLNEQDLDHYYYGYANQFLWPLCHLRPALTRTRYRYWQRYDAVNRRFADAVLEETAGDQAAVWFQDYHLVTAPAYVRAARPDLKLSHFWHIPFPPLEVFRIATQGRALLEGLLANDLLGFHLPLFCDNFLRSVESVLEIEVDWEHRAVKREDHTCYVRSFPISIDIEQYRDHARKVSDIRWDRMKRRYVPDGGMMGIGVDRVDYSKGLEEKLKTLDLLWQFYPELRERFTFVQIAVESRTGIEAYDWLNEKIERLVWGINDRYGTDRWRPVHLVKESLPVERLAAFYRMADVCIVSSLQDGMNLVAKEFIACQVDEPGGVLVLSKFAGAAEELDGAVEVNPFDPEDFAHRLHGALTMSAEERGERLQRLQNSLRSIFDWMAEIFDVWGRVSRGEPAPLSEADRWKRTR; this comes from the coding sequence GTGGAGGGGGAGGGGCGGAGAACGCTTGGAGCGGCCGACCTCGGGCCCGCGCTGCGCCGGGCGTTCCCGGATCAGCGCTTCGTCGTCGTAAGCAATCGCGAGCCATACGAGCACGTCTTCGAGGACGGTGCCCACGAGATTGGCGTGCGGCGCCCGGCCGGCGGGCTCGTTGCGGCGCTGGATCCGCTGCTCCAGGCTTCCGGCGGTACGTGGATCGCCTGGGGGAGCGGCGAAGCGGACCCGGAGGTCGTCGACGAGCAGGGACGCGTCCGTGTCCCGCCGGAGGACCCGAGCTATACCCTGCGTCGCCTGTGGCTGAACGAGCAGGACCTCGACCACTACTATTACGGCTACGCCAACCAGTTTCTCTGGCCGCTCTGCCATCTGCGCCCCGCGCTGACCCGCACCCGCTACCGGTACTGGCAGCGCTACGACGCGGTGAACCGCCGCTTCGCGGACGCGGTACTGGAAGAGACCGCGGGCGACCAGGCCGCGGTCTGGTTCCAGGACTACCATCTCGTCACTGCACCCGCGTACGTGCGGGCGGCGCGGCCCGACCTGAAGCTCTCGCACTTCTGGCACATCCCGTTTCCGCCGCTGGAAGTCTTCCGCATCGCCACGCAGGGGCGTGCGCTGCTCGAGGGTCTGCTCGCCAACGACCTGCTCGGATTCCACCTGCCGCTGTTCTGCGACAACTTCCTGCGCAGTGTCGAGTCGGTGCTCGAAATCGAGGTCGACTGGGAGCACCGTGCGGTGAAGCGGGAGGATCACACCTGCTACGTGCGGTCGTTCCCGATCTCGATCGATATCGAGCAGTACCGCGACCACGCCCGCAAGGTCTCCGACATCCGCTGGGACCGGATGAAGCGCCGCTACGTGCCGGATGGCGGGATGATGGGGATCGGCGTCGATCGCGTCGACTACTCCAAGGGCCTCGAGGAAAAGCTGAAGACGCTCGACCTGCTCTGGCAGTTCTATCCGGAACTGCGTGAGCGTTTCACGTTCGTGCAGATTGCGGTCGAGAGCCGGACGGGCATCGAAGCCTACGACTGGTTGAACGAGAAGATCGAACGGCTCGTCTGGGGCATCAATGACCGCTACGGCACCGATCGCTGGCGACCGGTGCACCTCGTCAAGGAATCGCTGCCGGTGGAGCGACTCGCCGCGTTCTATCGCATGGCGGACGTCTGCATCGTCAGCTCGCTGCAGGACGGGATGAACCTGGTCGCCAAGGAGTTCATCGCCTGCCAGGTAGACGAGCCCGGCGGTGTGCTCGTGCTCTCCAAGTTCGCCGGCGCGGCAGAGGAGCTGGACGGGGCCGTCGAGGTGAATCCGTTCGACCCCGAGGACTTCGCGCACAGGCTGCACGGCGCGCTGACCATGTCAGCGGAGGAGCGCGGCGAGCGGCTGCAGCGGCTGCAGAACTCGCTGCGCAGCATCTTCGACTGGATGGCGGAGATCTTCGACGTCTGGGGCCGGGTCTCACGCGGTGAGCCCGCGCCACTCTCGGAGGCCGATCGCTGGAAGCGTACACGATGA
- a CDS encoding YtxH domain-containing protein translates to MYYEDENGALNFIAGMMIGAVIGATVALLAAPNTGKKTRRRLMKAMSGAVDSATDRFDDLSGDVRSAVHAGRRRIRL, encoded by the coding sequence ATGTACTACGAGGACGAGAACGGGGCCCTGAACTTCATTGCAGGGATGATGATCGGCGCGGTCATCGGTGCGACCGTCGCACTGCTGGCGGCACCGAACACGGGCAAGAAGACGCGGCGCCGCCTGATGAAGGCGATGTCCGGCGCAGTCGATTCGGCAACGGATCGCTTTGACGATCTGAGCGGCGACGTCCGCTCGGCCGTCCACGCGGGACGGCGCCGTATCCGGCTGTAG
- a CDS encoding aminopeptidase P N-terminal domain-containing protein yields MLTSLRRLVLLGGCFALLPLTVQAQTESPAGPVPPSLLQQRRARLLDRIGEGIAIVHAAEPRSIEGEYPQDSDYRESNDFFYLTGLETPGASLVLLAHSTGEDSVMLYVPARDPAAEVWTGPRLGPGPEAQRITGVQDVRPAGRFEADVAGWLRSGREALYVDVPMARRAACGGDPTGGPQCAPILETLDVPGGTRVASVSEHIAALRLVKDADELRRLREAIRITGAAHRAAAAALEPGVWEYEVEAVIEYTFRSMGAERVGFPSIVGSGPFSTILHYDRSRRRTADGDLIVIDIGAEYGYYSADITRTYPVSGRFTDRQRAVYDLVLSTQQAAIDAVRPGTTIGALTRIAREHMRANSGDLCRPVTCDAYFIHGLSHWLGMDVHDVGSYDVPLAPGMVLTIEPGIYIPDEELGVRIEDDVLVTADGHELLSGSLPRDAAAIEQMMQQPARALQR; encoded by the coding sequence ATGCTGACCTCTTTACGCCGCCTGGTGTTGCTGGGCGGCTGCTTCGCTCTCCTGCCGCTGACGGTCCAGGCGCAGACCGAGAGTCCCGCCGGTCCCGTGCCGCCCTCCCTGCTGCAGCAGCGAAGGGCACGCCTGCTCGATCGTATCGGCGAAGGGATCGCGATCGTACACGCGGCCGAACCGCGCAGCATCGAGGGCGAGTATCCGCAGGACAGCGACTACCGGGAGAGCAACGACTTTTTCTACCTGACAGGACTGGAAACGCCGGGCGCCTCGCTCGTGCTGCTCGCGCACTCGACGGGCGAGGACTCGGTCATGCTCTACGTCCCTGCGCGGGACCCGGCGGCGGAAGTGTGGACCGGACCGCGCCTTGGACCGGGACCCGAGGCGCAGCGGATCACCGGCGTCCAGGACGTGCGGCCGGCCGGACGGTTCGAAGCGGATGTCGCCGGCTGGCTGCGCAGCGGGCGCGAAGCGCTGTACGTGGACGTGCCGATGGCCAGGCGCGCCGCATGTGGCGGAGACCCGACGGGTGGACCGCAGTGCGCACCGATCCTCGAGACCCTGGACGTGCCCGGGGGCACGCGCGTGGCCAGTGTGAGCGAGCACATCGCCGCACTGCGCCTGGTCAAGGATGCCGACGAGCTGAGGCGGTTGCGCGAGGCGATCCGCATCACGGGCGCGGCGCACCGGGCGGCTGCAGCGGCGCTGGAGCCGGGGGTGTGGGAGTACGAGGTGGAGGCGGTCATCGAGTACACGTTCCGGAGCATGGGCGCCGAGCGTGTGGGCTTTCCGAGCATCGTCGGGTCCGGCCCGTTCTCGACGATCCTCCACTACGACCGCAGCCGCCGTCGGACCGCGGATGGCGACCTGATCGTGATCGACATCGGCGCCGAGTACGGGTACTACAGCGCCGACATCACCCGCACCTACCCGGTCTCCGGCCGGTTTACGGACCGGCAGCGCGCCGTCTACGACCTGGTGCTCTCGACGCAGCAGGCGGCGATCGACGCGGTCCGGCCGGGCACGACGATCGGGGCGCTGACGCGCATCGCGCGCGAGCACATGAGGGCGAACTCCGGCGACCTGTGCCGGCCGGTCACATGTGACGCATACTTCATCCACGGCCTGTCGCACTGGCTCGGCATGGACGTGCACGACGTCGGCAGCTACGACGTCCCGCTCGCGCCCGGCATGGTGCTGACGATCGAGCCGGGGATCTACATCCCGGACGAGGAGCTGGGCGTGCGCATCGAGGATGACGTGCTCGTCACCGCGGACGGCCACGAGCTGCTCAGTGGAAGCCTGCCCCGCGATGCAGCGGCGATCGAACAGATGATGCAGCAACCGGCACGAGCGTTGCAGCGCTGA
- a CDS encoding PleD family two-component system response regulator, whose product MVNDAQSAATGPRGRILVVDDNPDNIEIIATRLRFRGYEMEEATDGSQALELVRTNPPDLILLDVMLPDIDGYEISRQIKNSDELPFIPIILVTARDSTQDKVMGLDAGADDYLTKPINFPELEARVRSMLRIKRLQDELEEKNRELERLSISDGLTGLFNHRKIHSLLHEEFDRAQRTGEKISVAMLDLDRFKAVNDTYGHPAGDKVLQELAEILRENAREIDRIGRYGGEEFMVILPETDIEDATVFVERIRREVARRPFEIGTDEPLRMTVSAGVATYPNEGIDSPETLVKFADNALYAAKSGGRDRVVRFDEMAEEVAAPER is encoded by the coding sequence ATGGTGAACGACGCACAGAGCGCCGCGACGGGGCCACGGGGCCGCATCCTCGTGGTGGACGACAACCCGGACAACATCGAGATCATCGCGACGCGCCTCCGTTTTCGCGGTTACGAGATGGAGGAGGCGACCGACGGCAGCCAGGCGCTCGAGCTGGTGCGCACGAATCCGCCGGACCTGATCCTGCTCGACGTCATGTTGCCGGACATCGACGGCTACGAAATTTCCCGGCAGATCAAGAACAGCGACGAGCTCCCGTTCATCCCGATCATCCTGGTCACGGCGCGCGATTCCACCCAGGACAAGGTCATGGGGCTGGACGCGGGCGCTGACGACTACCTGACCAAGCCGATCAATTTCCCGGAGCTGGAAGCGCGCGTCCGCTCCATGCTGCGCATCAAGCGGCTGCAGGACGAGCTGGAAGAGAAGAACCGGGAGCTGGAGCGGCTCAGCATCAGTGACGGCCTGACGGGGCTGTTCAACCACCGCAAGATCCACAGCCTGCTGCACGAGGAGTTCGACCGCGCACAGCGCACGGGCGAGAAGATCTCTGTTGCAATGCTGGACCTCGATCGTTTCAAGGCAGTAAACGACACGTACGGGCATCCGGCCGGCGACAAGGTACTGCAGGAGCTTGCCGAGATCCTGCGCGAGAACGCGCGCGAGATCGATCGCATCGGCCGCTACGGTGGCGAAGAGTTCATGGTCATCCTGCCGGAGACCGACATCGAGGACGCGACGGTGTTCGTCGAGCGCATCCGGCGCGAGGTCGCCCGTCGTCCCTTCGAGATCGGGACCGACGAGCCGCTGCGCATGACCGTCTCCGCCGGTGTCGCGACCTATCCGAATGAAGGGATCGACTCGCCGGAAACCCTCGTCAAGTTCGCGGACAACGCGCTGTACGCCGCGAAGTCCGGCGGCCGCGACCGCGTCGTCCGTTTCGACGAGATGGCCGAGGAAGTCGCCGCACCCGAACGCTGA
- the ligA gene encoding NAD-dependent DNA ligase LigA, producing MIQRPVDAAVAQRVDELRRMLVDANYEYYVLDAPTLSDAEYDRLLRELKQLEDEHPELLTPDSPTQRVGAEPASQFVKVEHLAPMYSLDNAFSEDELRAWEDRNARIVREVRDVGYVCELKMDGTAVSLRYENGVFTRGATRGNGRIGEDITRNLKTIRSIPLRLRGEGPFPAIMEVRGEVFIPWSGFREMNERREAAGEPLFANPRNAASGALRQLDPRLTAERPLRFFAFQVQMDPNGRDRLAIRTQTDVLEQLTAWGFPTNPRNHVAGDMDDVIAFIATVDQLREELDYMIDGVVAKVRDIALWPELGVIGERDPRWSIAYKFPPDIATTRLLSIEINVGRTGSLNPYARLEPVDIGGAMVKLATLHNFEDIARKDLRAGDTVLVKRAGEVIPQVVGPVAQHRTGSEQPFVPPTACPACGTPVESPEGEVMVYCPNGSCPARIYWGLVHFVSQDAMDIRGLGERTADQLLRTGLVHDYADLYHLSSDQLLTLEGFGEISARNLLASIEASRQRPLSNLLFALGIRHVGQHAAQVLAKRFVTMDALATATEEEIAAVHGIGATTAEALAAFLAEPRNRELIARLREAGLRMDEPVERAESTSLAGKTFVVTGTHRLSRKEITGLIERHGGRVTGSVSKATDYLVAGESPGSKLDRAQELGVEVIDEDGLLALAAGAPEAE from the coding sequence ATGATCCAGCGGCCCGTCGATGCTGCCGTGGCGCAGCGAGTCGATGAGCTGCGTCGCATGCTGGTGGACGCGAACTACGAGTACTACGTGCTCGATGCGCCCACGCTCAGCGACGCTGAATACGACCGCCTGCTGCGCGAGCTGAAGCAGCTCGAGGACGAGCATCCCGAGCTGCTCACGCCGGATTCGCCGACGCAGCGCGTCGGTGCCGAGCCCGCCTCGCAGTTCGTCAAGGTCGAGCACCTCGCCCCGATGTACTCGCTCGACAACGCCTTTTCCGAGGACGAGCTGCGCGCGTGGGAAGACCGCAACGCGCGCATCGTGCGCGAGGTGCGCGACGTCGGGTACGTGTGCGAGCTGAAGATGGACGGCACGGCCGTGTCGCTGCGCTATGAGAACGGCGTCTTCACGCGGGGCGCCACGCGCGGCAATGGCCGGATCGGCGAGGACATCACGCGCAACCTGAAGACGATCCGCAGCATCCCGCTGCGGCTGCGCGGCGAGGGGCCCTTCCCCGCCATCATGGAAGTTCGCGGCGAGGTGTTCATCCCGTGGTCCGGCTTCCGCGAGATGAACGAGCGACGCGAGGCCGCGGGCGAGCCGCTCTTCGCGAATCCGCGCAATGCCGCCTCCGGTGCACTGCGCCAGCTCGACCCGCGCCTGACCGCCGAGCGGCCGCTCCGCTTCTTCGCGTTCCAGGTACAGATGGACCCGAACGGGCGCGACCGCCTGGCGATCCGCACGCAGACGGACGTGCTCGAGCAGCTGACGGCATGGGGGTTCCCGACGAATCCGCGCAACCACGTCGCAGGTGACATGGACGACGTGATCGCGTTCATCGCCACGGTCGACCAGCTGCGCGAGGAGCTGGACTACATGATCGATGGTGTCGTCGCAAAGGTGCGCGACATCGCGCTCTGGCCCGAGCTGGGCGTCATCGGCGAGCGCGATCCCCGCTGGTCGATCGCCTACAAGTTTCCGCCCGACATCGCCACCACCCGCCTGCTCTCGATCGAGATCAACGTGGGCCGTACCGGCTCGCTCAATCCGTACGCCCGACTGGAGCCGGTCGACATCGGCGGTGCGATGGTGAAGCTCGCGACACTGCACAACTTCGAGGACATCGCCCGCAAGGACCTGCGCGCCGGCGACACCGTACTGGTCAAGCGCGCAGGCGAGGTCATCCCGCAGGTCGTGGGGCCGGTGGCCCAGCATCGCACGGGCAGCGAGCAGCCCTTCGTGCCACCGACGGCGTGCCCGGCCTGCGGCACGCCCGTGGAGAGTCCGGAGGGCGAAGTGATGGTGTACTGCCCGAACGGCTCCTGCCCCGCGCGCATCTACTGGGGGCTGGTGCACTTCGTCTCGCAGGACGCAATGGACATCCGCGGACTCGGCGAGCGGACCGCCGACCAGCTCCTGCGCACGGGCCTGGTCCACGACTACGCCGATCTCTACCACCTTTCATCCGATCAGCTGCTCACGCTGGAGGGATTCGGCGAGATCTCCGCGCGCAACCTGCTCGCCTCGATCGAGGCGTCCAGGCAGCGTCCGCTGTCGAACCTGCTCTTCGCTCTGGGCATCCGCCATGTCGGGCAGCATGCCGCACAGGTGCTGGCCAAACGGTTCGTCACGATGGATGCGCTGGCCACCGCGACCGAGGAGGAGATCGCCGCGGTGCACGGGATCGGTGCGACCACGGCAGAGGCACTCGCCGCGTTCCTCGCCGAGCCGCGCAACCGGGAGCTGATCGCGCGGCTGCGTGAAGCGGGGCTGCGCATGGATGAGCCCGTCGAGCGCGCGGAAAGCACGTCACTCGCGGGAAAGACGTTCGTCGTGACCGGCACCCATCGCCTGAGCCGCAAGGAGATCACCGGCCTGATCGAGCGACATGGCGGCCGCGTGACCGGTAGCGTCTCCAAAGCGACGGACTACCTCGTCGCTGGAGAGAGCCCGGGCTCCAAGCTGGATCGCGCACAGGAGCTGGGCGTGGAGGTGATCGACGAGGACGGACTGCTGGCGCTGGCTGCGGGAGCGCCGGAAGCGGAATAG